A DNA window from Altererythrobacter sp. B11 contains the following coding sequences:
- a CDS encoding class I SAM-dependent methyltransferase yields the protein MRAYLWAALAATSLAGCGTSDTTEKEAPPTYSAANYRVAVNDIARPQADRDADAARKPSELLAFAQIDKGEKVGDYIMGGGYVTRLLAMAVGQNGKVYAFQPKEFIAFRPEYATEQDDAVAPYPERVVPLRGPITAPGFPEPLDTIITVQNLHDLYTANNPAGTADKAIKALYDALKPGGTLVVVDHSAKDGSGTADTDKLHRIDKKAAVDALTAAGFVLEEESDLYSRPTDPRDANVFDPTIRGKTDQFALRLRKPA from the coding sequence ATGCGCGCATATCTTTGGGCGGCGCTTGCCGCCACATCCCTCGCCGGCTGCGGCACTTCCGATACGACGGAGAAAGAGGCGCCGCCGACATATTCGGCGGCCAATTACCGTGTGGCGGTAAACGACATCGCCCGCCCCCAGGCCGATCGCGATGCCGATGCGGCCCGCAAGCCGAGCGAACTGCTGGCCTTCGCGCAGATCGACAAGGGCGAGAAGGTGGGCGACTACATCATGGGCGGCGGCTACGTCACGCGCCTGCTGGCCATGGCCGTAGGGCAGAACGGCAAGGTCTATGCCTTCCAGCCGAAGGAATTCATCGCCTTCCGCCCGGAATATGCGACCGAGCAGGATGATGCCGTGGCCCCTTATCCCGAGCGGGTGGTGCCGCTGCGCGGGCCGATTACCGCGCCGGGCTTCCCCGAGCCGCTGGACACGATCATCACCGTGCAGAACCTCCACGACCTCTACACCGCCAACAATCCGGCTGGGACGGCCGACAAGGCGATCAAGGCGCTGTACGATGCGCTGAAGCCTGGCGGCACGCTGGTGGTGGTGGATCACAGCGCGAAAGACGGCAGCGGCACGGCCGACACCGACAAGCTTCACCGCATCGACAAAAAGGCGGCAGTGGATGCGCTGACCGCGGCGGGCTTCGTGCTGGAAGAGGAGAGTGATCTCTACTCCCGCCCGACCGATCCGCGCGATGCAAATGTGTTCGATCCGACAATACGCGGAAAGACTGATCAATTCGCCCTGCGCCTGCGCAAGCCGGCGTAA
- a CDS encoding mechanosensitive ion channel family protein — MPDFLTGLRADMPFWVWNSGLAIAAAILGILAGLLAHRIFYGILLRFAKASDSHADNVVVRQLARPMRWALIALGLVLAGRVAPVLTSVWEQVAGFVLPALIGWIALAIMRAFVHAAELRNDITTADNLQARRRRTRLAIFSRIGTFIIIFVTVGMMLFSIPGVRNVGVTLMASAGLAGLAVGAAAQPALKSLIGGLQMALTEPIRIDDVVIVDGEWGRIEDIRTTYVVVKIWDERRLVVPMSKFIDETFQNWTRSESQLLGTVFLYLDPATEIAPIRAEYERLIHSADLWDGRAQGVQVTDTKADTMEVRLLMSARDAGQAFDLRCYVREQMMDWLRREMPEAIARRRIEPTGSLMIERSEKAVPLPKPDATSND; from the coding sequence ATGCCCGATTTCTTGACCGGCCTTCGCGCCGATATGCCCTTCTGGGTCTGGAACTCCGGCCTCGCTATCGCCGCCGCCATCCTCGGCATCCTTGCTGGCCTGCTCGCCCACCGCATCTTCTACGGCATCCTCCTGCGCTTCGCGAAGGCGAGCGACAGCCATGCGGACAATGTGGTCGTGCGCCAGCTCGCCCGGCCGATGCGCTGGGCGCTGATTGCGCTCGGGCTCGTGCTCGCAGGTCGCGTGGCGCCGGTGCTGACCAGCGTATGGGAGCAGGTGGCCGGATTCGTCCTGCCGGCATTGATCGGCTGGATTGCGCTCGCCATCATGCGCGCCTTCGTCCACGCCGCCGAGCTGCGCAACGACATCACCACGGCAGACAATCTGCAGGCGCGCCGCCGCCGCACACGCCTCGCCATCTTCTCGCGCATCGGCACGTTCATCATCATCTTCGTGACCGTGGGCATGATGCTGTTTTCGATCCCCGGCGTCCGCAACGTCGGGGTGACGCTGATGGCATCGGCGGGCCTCGCCGGCCTGGCAGTGGGCGCCGCCGCCCAGCCCGCGCTCAAATCGCTGATCGGCGGCCTGCAGATGGCGTTGACCGAGCCGATCCGGATCGACGACGTAGTGATCGTGGATGGCGAGTGGGGACGGATCGAGGATATTCGCACCACCTATGTGGTGGTGAAGATCTGGGACGAGCGGCGGCTGGTGGTGCCGATGAGCAAGTTCATCGACGAGACCTTCCAGAACTGGACGCGCAGCGAATCCCAGCTGCTCGGCACGGTGTTCCTCTATCTCGACCCCGCGACGGAGATCGCGCCGATCCGCGCGGAATACGAGCGGCTGATCCACTCGGCCGATCTGTGGGATGGGCGTGCGCAAGGGGTGCAGGTCACGGACACGAAGGCAGATACCATGGAGGTGCGCCTGCTGATGAGCGCGCGGGATGCCGGGCAGGCCTTCGACCTGCGCTGCTACGTGCGCGAACAGATGATGGACTGGCTGCGCCGCGAAATGCCGGAGGCCATCGCCCGGCGTCGGATCGAACCGACGGGTTCGCTGATGATAGAGCGCAGCGAGAAGGCGGTGCCCCTGCCGAAGCCGGACGCGACCTCGAACGATTAG
- the groL gene encoding chaperonin GroEL (60 kDa chaperone family; promotes refolding of misfolded polypeptides especially under stressful conditions; forms two stacked rings of heptamers to form a barrel-shaped 14mer; ends can be capped by GroES; misfolded proteins enter the barrel where they are refolded when GroES binds), whose translation MAAKDVKFSRDARERILKGVDTLANAVKVTLGPKGRNVVIDKSFGAPRITKDGVTVAKEIELKDKFENMGAQMLREVASKANDAAGDGTTTATVLAQAIVREGMKSVAAGMNPMDLKRGIDLAVTKVIENLKSRSKDVSGSSEIAQVGVISANGDREVGEKIAEAMDKVGKEGVITVEEAKGLEFELDVVEGMQFDRGYLSPYFVTNPEKMTVELDDPYILIHEKKLSNLQSMLPILEAVVQSGRPLLIIAEDIEGEALATLVVNKLRGGLKIAAVKAPGFGDRRKAMLQDISILTNGEMISEDLGIKLENVSLNMLGQAKRVTIDKDNTTIVDGAGNADDIKARVEQIRAQIETTTSDYDREKLQERLAKLAGGVAVIKVGGASEVEVKERKDRVDDALHATRAAVEEGIVPGGGTALLYATKALEGLKGENDDQTRGVDIVRQAIMAPVRQIAENAGHDGAVVSGNLLREGDETQGFNAATDTYENLTAAGVIDPTKVVRTALQDAASVAGLLITTEAAISDVPEDKAAPAMPDMGGMGGMGGF comes from the coding sequence ATGGCTGCCAAGGACGTGAAATTTTCGCGCGACGCGCGCGAACGCATCCTCAAGGGCGTCGATACGCTTGCCAATGCGGTGAAGGTCACGCTCGGCCCCAAGGGCCGCAACGTGGTGATCGACAAGAGCTTCGGCGCTCCCCGCATCACTAAGGACGGCGTCACCGTCGCCAAGGAAATCGAACTGAAGGACAAGTTCGAGAACATGGGCGCGCAGATGCTGCGCGAAGTGGCCTCCAAGGCCAATGACGCTGCGGGTGACGGCACCACCACCGCCACCGTGCTGGCGCAGGCCATCGTGCGCGAAGGCATGAAGTCGGTTGCCGCCGGCATGAACCCGATGGACCTGAAGCGCGGCATCGACCTTGCCGTCACCAAGGTGATCGAGAACCTCAAGTCCCGTTCCAAGGATGTTTCCGGCTCTTCCGAGATCGCCCAGGTCGGCGTGATCTCCGCCAATGGCGACCGTGAAGTGGGCGAGAAGATCGCCGAAGCCATGGACAAGGTCGGCAAGGAAGGCGTGATCACCGTCGAAGAGGCGAAGGGTCTCGAATTCGAGCTCGACGTCGTCGAGGGCATGCAGTTCGACCGCGGCTATCTCAGCCCCTATTTCGTGACCAATCCGGAGAAGATGACCGTCGAGCTCGACGATCCCTACATCCTGATCCACGAGAAGAAGCTCTCCAACCTGCAGTCCATGCTGCCGATCCTCGAAGCCGTGGTGCAGAGCGGCCGTCCGCTGCTGATCATCGCCGAGGATATCGAAGGTGAGGCGCTGGCCACGCTGGTGGTCAACAAGCTGCGCGGCGGCCTGAAGATCGCTGCCGTGAAGGCTCCGGGCTTCGGCGATCGCCGCAAGGCCATGCTGCAGGACATCTCGATCCTGACCAATGGCGAGATGATCAGCGAAGATCTGGGCATCAAGCTCGAGAACGTGTCGCTGAACATGCTGGGCCAGGCCAAGCGCGTCACCATCGACAAGGACAACACCACGATCGTGGATGGTGCCGGCAATGCCGACGACATCAAGGCCCGGGTCGAGCAGATCCGCGCCCAGATCGAAACCACGACCAGCGACTATGACCGCGAGAAGCTGCAGGAACGCCTGGCCAAGCTGGCTGGCGGCGTGGCGGTGATCAAGGTGGGCGGTGCGTCCGAAGTCGAGGTGAAGGAGCGCAAGGACCGCGTGGACGATGCGCTGCACGCAACCCGCGCTGCTGTGGAAGAAGGCATCGTTCCGGGCGGCGGTACGGCGCTGCTCTACGCCACCAAGGCTCTCGAAGGCCTCAAGGGCGAGAACGACGACCAGACCCGCGGCGTGGACATCGTGCGCCAGGCCATCATGGCTCCGGTCCGCCAGATCGCGGAAAACGCCGGCCATGACGGTGCCGTGGTTTCGGGCAACCTCCTGCGCGAGGGTGACGAGACCCAGGGCTTCAACGCCGCGACCGACACCTATGAGAACCTGACCGCCGCCGGCGTGATCGACCCGACCAAGGTCGTGCGCACCGCGCTGCAGGATGCGGCTTCGGTCGCCGGCCTGCTGATCACCACCGAAGCGGCGATCAGCGACGTGCCGGAAGACAAGGCTGCTCCCGCGATGCCCGACATGGGCGGCATGGGCGGCATGGGCGGTTTCTAA
- the bla gene encoding class A beta-lactamase produces MAAIFGLALASVAPARAGNDTIEAAFDGAFGTDLRQPRDFAPAFDSALERQIASLADGSRGRIGVAAIDLATGQQVGVLGDQRFPMASTSKIAIAATFLEGVDQGRLSLTSEYPLLLPLSSKPFSSAIAPVRKGQYLQARELIQLMLTRSSNSATDALLAAVGGPSAVNDWARRAGVKEYNLTRDIATLVRDDGEIDPAVQIDIRDSATPRAMVQLLTGLYQGRWLRPESRDFLIGTMEQCRTGTRRIPAQMPGDVTVAHKTGSLNNTSSDIGILTAPDGRSIAVAIYVTGQGSRLNREAKIAEIARALYDGYTAPTNTSRQWVKAEYGSTKQ; encoded by the coding sequence ATGGCGGCCATCTTTGGCCTCGCCCTCGCCAGCGTGGCGCCTGCGCGCGCCGGAAATGACACGATCGAAGCGGCGTTTGACGGCGCATTCGGCACGGATCTGCGCCAGCCGCGCGATTTCGCGCCGGCGTTCGACAGCGCGCTGGAGCGGCAGATCGCCAGCCTTGCTGACGGATCGCGCGGCCGCATCGGCGTGGCCGCCATCGATCTTGCCACCGGCCAGCAGGTCGGCGTGCTCGGCGATCAGCGTTTCCCGATGGCCAGCACCAGCAAGATCGCGATCGCCGCGACCTTCCTGGAAGGTGTGGATCAGGGCCGGCTGAGCCTGACGAGCGAATATCCGCTGCTGCTGCCGTTGAGCTCCAAGCCCTTTTCCAGTGCGATCGCGCCGGTGCGCAAGGGCCAGTATCTGCAGGCGCGCGAACTGATTCAGCTGATGCTGACGCGCAGCTCCAATTCTGCCACCGATGCGCTGCTGGCAGCGGTGGGCGGCCCGTCCGCAGTCAATGACTGGGCCCGGCGGGCCGGCGTGAAGGAATATAACCTCACCCGCGATATCGCCACGCTGGTGCGCGACGACGGGGAAATCGACCCCGCCGTGCAGATCGACATTCGGGACAGTGCGACGCCCCGCGCCATGGTTCAGCTGCTGACCGGCCTGTATCAGGGCCGCTGGCTGCGCCCTGAAAGCCGCGATTTCCTGATCGGCACGATGGAGCAGTGCCGCACGGGTACCCGTCGCATTCCGGCCCAGATGCCGGGGGACGTCACCGTCGCGCACAAGACGGGTTCGCTGAACAACACCTCCAGCGACATCGGCATTCTGACCGCGCCGGATGGTCGCTCCATCGCCGTGGCGATCTATGTGACCGGCCAGGGCTCGCGCCTGAACCGCGAGGCGAAGATCGCGGAAATCGCCCGCGCGCTCTATGATGGCTACACCGCGCCGACCAACACCAGCCGTCAGTGGGTGAAGGCCGAATACGGTTCCACCAAGCAATAG
- a CDS encoding CoA transferase subunit A, whose translation MQKIFPDAAAALDGLLHDGMLIAAGGFGLCGIPERLLGAIQASGVGNLTFASNNAGIDNEGIGKLLRTKQVKKMISSYVGENKEFERQFLSGELEVEFCPQGTLAERMRAGGAGIPGFYTKTGVGTQVAEGKEVKVFDGEEYILERGIFADLAIVKAWKADETGNLVFRKTARNFNLPAATCGKVCVVEVEEIVPTGSLNPDCIHLPGVYVQRMVVGAPYDKKIEFVTTRERAAA comes from the coding sequence ATGCAGAAAATCTTCCCCGATGCCGCCGCCGCGCTCGACGGCCTGTTGCATGACGGCATGCTGATCGCTGCTGGCGGCTTCGGCCTTTGCGGCATTCCCGAACGGCTGCTCGGCGCAATCCAGGCCAGCGGCGTGGGCAATCTTACCTTCGCCAGCAACAATGCGGGCATCGACAATGAAGGTATCGGCAAGCTGCTGCGCACCAAGCAGGTGAAGAAGATGATCTCCTCCTATGTCGGGGAGAACAAGGAGTTCGAGCGCCAGTTTCTGTCCGGCGAACTCGAAGTGGAATTCTGCCCGCAGGGCACGCTGGCAGAACGCATGCGCGCAGGTGGCGCCGGCATCCCGGGCTTCTACACCAAGACCGGCGTCGGCACGCAGGTGGCCGAAGGCAAGGAAGTGAAGGTCTTCGACGGGGAGGAATATATCCTCGAACGCGGCATCTTCGCTGATCTCGCCATCGTGAAGGCGTGGAAGGCCGACGAGACCGGCAATCTCGTGTTCCGCAAAACGGCGCGCAACTTCAACCTGCCCGCCGCGACCTGCGGTAAGGTGTGCGTGGTCGAGGTGGAGGAAATTGTGCCGACCGGCAGCCTCAATCCCGACTGCATCCATCTTCCCGGCGTGTATGTGCAGCGGATGGTCGTGGGCGCGCCCTACGACAAGAAGATCGAATTCGTGACCACGCGCGAACGCGCCGCCGCCTGA
- the polA gene encoding DNA polymerase I translates to MADKQHLYLVDGSSYIFRAYHRLPPLTNPQGTPVGAVYGYTTMLWKLAEDLHKADGPTHLAVILDASGVSFRNEIYDQYKANRPEPPEDLKPQFPLIRDATRAFSLPCIEEEGLEADDLIASYARAAARRGWDVTIVSSDKDLMQLVGEEVEPDDGIPPGQVDMLDTMKNQRIGIPEVIEKFGVPPALVGDVLALMGDSVDNVPGIFGIGPKTASKLIQEHGSLQAALDAAPGMKKSKLQERLVEGREMAELSRVLVQLRDDCPLPMPLDDFRLDAVPREPLAAFLSQHGFTSLLKRLDGGNGSPARATDLNPPRPPQAGAPATPAGNRQDLPDMPAVDRASYECVQTMERLLHWIDRAFTAHRVAVDTETNSLDAVAASLTGISLALGPNDACYIPLGHGGSDMFAEKPEQIGRDEALAALKPLLESDAVLKIGHNVKFDLNVLARHGIQLAPVDDTMIVSFALDAGRLLEGIGGGHGMDELCQRHLAHTPIPFKDVCGTGKKAIAFGEVPLDRATEYAGEDADITWRLHKVLHPRLALEAGTRIYERVDRPLIPVVARMEREGIKVDRAALARLSEEFAREIGRIEGETHALAGESFTIGSPKQLGDILFDKMGLRGGRKGKSGQYSTDQAVLERLAAEGAPIAQKVLEWRQLAKLKSTYTDALQTAINPATGRVHTCYSLVGAQTGRLSSTDPNLQNIPIRTAIGRRIREAFVPEEGNVLLAADYSQIELRLAAHMADVPPLKEAFAQGEDIHSRTAEELFGQVDRDTRARAKTINFAILYGISRWGLATRLGTSPDEAQAMIDRYFERFPGIQRYIVATLESVRERGYSQTLFGRKTWFPRIDSRNQAERQGSERAAINAPIQGTSADIIKRAMVRMLPALEAAGLPQVRMLLQVHDELVFELPEQQVEAASAVIRRVMGEAALPAVTLDVPLAVEIGFGTSWDAAH, encoded by the coding sequence ATGGCGGACAAGCAGCATCTCTATCTCGTCGACGGTTCGTCGTACATTTTCCGGGCCTATCACCGGCTTCCCCCCCTCACCAATCCGCAGGGGACGCCCGTAGGCGCGGTCTATGGCTACACCACGATGCTGTGGAAGCTGGCGGAGGATCTGCACAAGGCCGATGGCCCCACCCATCTGGCGGTGATCCTCGACGCCTCCGGCGTGTCCTTCCGCAATGAGATCTACGATCAGTACAAGGCGAACCGGCCGGAGCCGCCGGAGGATTTGAAACCCCAGTTCCCGCTGATCCGCGACGCGACCCGCGCCTTCAGCCTCCCCTGCATCGAGGAAGAAGGCCTTGAGGCGGACGATCTGATCGCCTCCTACGCGCGCGCCGCCGCCCGGCGCGGCTGGGATGTGACGATTGTGTCCAGCGACAAGGATCTGATGCAGCTGGTGGGCGAAGAGGTGGAGCCCGACGACGGCATACCGCCCGGCCAGGTGGACATGCTGGATACGATGAAGAACCAGCGCATCGGCATTCCCGAAGTGATCGAGAAATTCGGTGTTCCCCCCGCGCTGGTGGGCGATGTGCTGGCCCTGATGGGGGATTCGGTGGACAACGTCCCTGGCATCTTCGGCATCGGCCCGAAGACGGCGAGCAAGCTGATCCAGGAGCATGGCAGCCTGCAGGCCGCGCTGGATGCGGCACCGGGGATGAAGAAGTCCAAGCTGCAGGAACGGCTGGTCGAAGGTCGCGAAATGGCGGAACTCAGCCGCGTGCTGGTGCAGCTGCGCGACGATTGCCCGCTGCCCATGCCGCTGGACGATTTCCGCCTCGATGCGGTGCCGCGCGAGCCGCTCGCCGCCTTCCTCTCCCAGCATGGCTTCACCAGCCTGCTCAAGCGGCTGGACGGCGGCAACGGGTCGCCCGCGCGCGCCACCGATCTCAACCCGCCCCGGCCGCCACAGGCCGGCGCGCCGGCCACGCCGGCGGGCAACCGGCAGGATCTGCCGGACATGCCGGCGGTCGACCGCGCCTCCTACGAATGTGTCCAGACGATGGAGCGGCTCCTCCATTGGATTGACCGCGCCTTCACGGCGCACCGCGTGGCGGTGGACACCGAGACCAATTCGCTCGATGCGGTCGCTGCCAGCCTCACCGGGATCAGCCTGGCGCTGGGGCCGAATGACGCGTGCTACATCCCGCTGGGCCATGGCGGCAGCGATATGTTTGCCGAAAAGCCGGAGCAGATCGGCCGCGACGAAGCGCTCGCCGCGCTGAAGCCGCTTCTGGAAAGCGATGCGGTGCTGAAGATCGGGCACAATGTGAAGTTCGATCTCAATGTGCTTGCGCGCCACGGCATCCAACTGGCGCCGGTGGACGATACGATGATCGTCAGCTTCGCGCTGGACGCGGGGCGCCTGCTCGAAGGCATCGGCGGCGGCCATGGCATGGATGAGCTGTGCCAGCGCCACCTCGCCCACACCCCCATCCCGTTCAAGGACGTGTGCGGCACCGGCAAGAAGGCCATCGCCTTCGGCGAAGTGCCGCTCGACCGCGCGACTGAATATGCAGGCGAGGATGCCGACATCACCTGGCGGCTGCACAAGGTGCTGCACCCGCGGCTGGCGCTGGAGGCCGGGACGCGGATCTATGAACGGGTCGACCGTCCGCTGATCCCCGTGGTCGCCCGGATGGAGCGCGAAGGCATCAAGGTGGACCGCGCCGCACTTGCCCGCCTTTCAGAAGAGTTCGCGCGCGAGATCGGCCGGATCGAAGGGGAAACCCACGCGCTGGCGGGCGAGAGCTTCACCATCGGCAGCCCCAAGCAGCTGGGCGACATCCTGTTCGACAAGATGGGCCTCAGAGGGGGGCGCAAGGGCAAGAGCGGCCAGTATTCGACCGACCAGGCAGTGCTGGAACGGCTCGCGGCGGAGGGCGCGCCGATTGCGCAGAAGGTGCTGGAATGGCGCCAGCTGGCCAAGCTGAAGAGCACCTACACCGATGCGCTGCAAACTGCGATTAATCCCGCCACCGGCCGCGTCCATACCTGCTACAGCCTGGTTGGCGCGCAGACCGGCCGCCTTTCTTCTACCGACCCCAATCTGCAGAACATCCCCATCCGCACCGCCATCGGCCGCCGCATCCGCGAAGCCTTCGTGCCGGAGGAAGGCAATGTACTGCTGGCCGCCGACTATTCGCAGATCGAGCTGCGGCTGGCCGCGCATATGGCCGATGTTCCGCCGCTGAAGGAGGCTTTCGCCCAAGGCGAGGACATCCACTCCCGCACGGCGGAGGAACTGTTCGGCCAGGTGGATCGCGACACCCGCGCGCGGGCCAAGACGATCAATTTCGCCATTCTCTACGGCATCAGCCGCTGGGGGCTCGCCACGCGCCTCGGCACCAGTCCGGACGAGGCGCAGGCGATGATCGACCGCTATTTCGAGCGCTTCCCCGGCATTCAGCGCTATATCGTCGCGACGCTGGAGAGCGTGCGCGAGCGGGGCTATTCACAGACCCTGTTCGGCCGCAAGACGTGGTTCCCGCGCATCGATTCGCGCAATCAGGCAGAGCGGCAGGGAAGCGAACGCGCCGCCATCAATGCCCCGATCCAGGGCACCAGCGCCGACATCATCAAGCGCGCCATGGTGCGCATGCTGCCGGCCCTCGAAGCCGCCGGCCTGCCGCAGGTGCGCATGCTGCTGCAGGTGCATGACGAGCTGGTTTTCGAACTGCCCGAACAGCAGGTGGAGGCCGCTTCCGCAGTGATCCGCCGCGTGATGGGTGAAGCCGCCCTGCCCGCAGTCACGCTGGATGTGCCGCTGGCGGTGGAAATCGGCTTCGGAACGAGCTGGGATGCTGCCCATTAG
- a CDS encoding CDC48 family AAA ATPase translates to MADADTAEVEEGTIRLQVAAARQEESGRGVARMPRSAFQTLGITEGDMVEIEGKRATAAVALLAASEDDALSVIRLDGLQRANAGTSSGEHVTIRRAESRPATRVVFAPAQREMRLQGPTEALKRVFFQRPIVAGDLVATHGQQPVQNVPPEVRRMFNAPAYALTQIRLQVISTQPKGIVHIDENTEVELRAEFEEPRDGRGVINYDDVGGMEDTIKQLREMVELPLRYPELFTRLGVDPPKGVLLHGPPGTGKTRLAQAVANESDAEFFTINGPEIMGSAYGESEKRLREVFEEAERAQPAIVFIDEIDSIAPKRQNVTGEAEKRLVAQLLTLMDGLQSRTNLVVIAATNRPDAIDEALRRPGRFDREIIIGVPDENGRREILAIHTRGMPLGEGVDLTELARSTHGFVGADLAALAREAAIEAVRRIMPRLDLDAREIPPQVLEELQVEKNDFREALKRVQPSAMREVMVQAPTVGWADIGGLDEAEEKLREGVELPLKNPQAFDRLGIRPAKGFLLYGPPGTGKTLLAKAVAKEAEANFISMKSSDLLSKWYGESEQQISRMFARARQVAPCVVFIDEIDSLVPARGSGGGTEPQVTARVVNTILAEMDGMEELNSIVVIGATNRPTLVDPALLRPGRFDELVYVGPPNEAGRELILKIHTRNMPLAKDVDLAALARKTPRYTGADLEDVVRRAGLVAIRRDGMNANEVTAADFAEALEDSRPTVTEQMEEEYGKMKGELKRRAMEVRPIGFIHEGMLESTREQKHAPDAT, encoded by the coding sequence ATGGCCGATGCCGATACCGCTGAAGTGGAAGAAGGCACCATTCGCCTCCAGGTGGCAGCTGCACGGCAGGAGGAAAGCGGCCGCGGCGTTGCGCGCATGCCGCGCTCCGCCTTCCAGACGCTGGGAATCACCGAAGGCGACATGGTGGAGATCGAGGGCAAGCGTGCCACGGCCGCTGTGGCGCTGCTCGCCGCCAGCGAAGATGATGCCCTTTCGGTCATTCGCCTCGATGGTCTGCAGCGCGCCAATGCCGGCACCTCCAGCGGTGAGCATGTGACCATCCGCCGCGCCGAATCGCGCCCTGCCACGCGGGTGGTGTTCGCCCCTGCGCAGCGCGAAATGCGGCTGCAGGGGCCGACCGAGGCCCTGAAGCGGGTGTTCTTCCAGCGGCCGATCGTCGCCGGCGATCTGGTGGCCACGCACGGCCAGCAGCCGGTGCAGAACGTGCCGCCCGAGGTGCGCCGCATGTTCAACGCACCGGCCTATGCGCTCACGCAGATCCGCCTGCAGGTGATCTCCACCCAGCCCAAGGGCATCGTCCATATCGACGAGAACACCGAGGTGGAGCTGCGCGCGGAGTTTGAAGAGCCGCGCGACGGCCGCGGCGTGATCAATTACGACGACGTGGGCGGGATGGAAGACACCATCAAGCAATTGCGCGAGATGGTGGAGCTGCCCCTGCGCTATCCCGAGTTGTTCACTCGCCTGGGTGTCGATCCGCCCAAGGGCGTGTTGCTGCACGGCCCGCCCGGGACCGGGAAGACGCGCCTGGCACAGGCAGTGGCCAATGAAAGCGACGCGGAATTCTTCACCATCAACGGGCCGGAGATCATGGGCTCTGCCTATGGCGAGAGCGAGAAGCGGCTGCGCGAAGTGTTCGAAGAAGCGGAGCGCGCGCAACCGGCCATCGTCTTCATCGACGAGATCGATTCGATCGCGCCCAAGCGCCAGAATGTGACGGGCGAGGCTGAAAAGCGGCTCGTGGCGCAGTTGCTCACGCTGATGGACGGGTTGCAGTCGCGCACCAATCTGGTGGTGATCGCCGCCACGAACCGGCCTGATGCCATCGATGAGGCGCTGCGTCGCCCCGGCCGCTTCGATCGCGAGATCATCATCGGCGTGCCGGACGAGAACGGCCGGCGCGAGATCCTTGCCATCCACACGCGCGGCATGCCGCTGGGCGAAGGGGTGGACCTGACCGAACTCGCCCGGAGTACGCATGGCTTCGTGGGGGCGGACCTTGCGGCCCTGGCACGCGAAGCGGCGATCGAGGCAGTCCGGCGGATCATGCCGCGGCTCGATCTCGATGCCCGCGAGATTCCTCCGCAGGTCCTGGAGGAACTGCAGGTCGAAAAGAACGACTTCCGCGAGGCGCTCAAGCGCGTGCAGCCCAGCGCCATGCGCGAAGTGATGGTGCAGGCGCCGACCGTGGGCTGGGCCGACATCGGCGGGCTGGACGAGGCGGAAGAGAAGCTGCGCGAAGGCGTGGAACTGCCGCTGAAAAACCCGCAGGCTTTCGACAGGCTGGGCATCCGCCCGGCCAAGGGCTTCCTGCTCTACGGCCCACCCGGCACGGGCAAGACGCTGCTGGCAAAGGCCGTGGCCAAGGAGGCCGAAGCGAACTTCATCTCGATGAAGAGCTCCGACCTGCTGTCCAAGTGGTATGGCGAGAGCGAGCAGCAGATCAGCCGCATGTTCGCCCGCGCGCGGCAGGTCGCGCCCTGCGTCGTCTTCATCGACGAGATCGACAGCCTCGTGCCCGCCCGGGGCTCGGGCGGCGGCACGGAACCGCAGGTGACGGCGCGCGTGGTCAACACGATTCTGGCCGAGATGGACGGGATGGAGGAGCTGAACTCGATCGTGGTGATCGGGGCGACCAACCGGCCGACGCTGGTCGATCCGGCGCTGCTGCGGCCGGGCCGGTTTGACGAGCTGGTCTATGTCGGCCCGCCGAACGAAGCGGGGCGCGAGTTGATCCTCAAGATCCACACCCGCAACATGCCGCTGGCCAAGGACGTCGATCTTGCCGCCCTCGCCCGCAAGACGCCGCGCTACACCGGCGCCGATCTGGAAGACGTGGTCCGCCGCGCCGGCCTGGTCGCGATCCGGCGCGACGGCATGAATGCGAACGAGGTAACCGCGGCGGATTTCGCCGAGGCGCTGGAAGACAGCCGACCGACGGTGACGGAGCAGATGGAAGAGGAATACGGCAAGATGAAGGGCGAGCTGAAGCGGCGCGCCATGGAAGTCCGCCCGATCGGCTTCATCCACGAAGGCATGCTGGAATCCACGCGCGAGCAGAAGCACGCGCCGGACGCCACCTGA